ACCCTGTCGTACAGCGAATTCAAGGTGCTCGTAAAAGCCGGGAAGGTGGAAGACCTGACCCTCGGTACGCGTGTTATCTACGGACGGTTGAAACGGGAGGGGCTGGAAGGGCTTCTTTCCAAAGAGAAGGTGGAGGAGATTCAACGGCTGCCCAGCGGGGAGCATCGATTCGCGACCATCCGGGTTGATGATCCGACCCTCATCCAGGAGTTAGAGACGCTGAAGGTGCGCTTCGCCGGCGAGGTGGAGAGTACGTGGTTTACCACACTGCTTTCCTGGGTACTTCCCGCGCTGGTCTTCGTTGGTGTGTGGATGTTTCTGATGAAGCGGGTCGGAGGACCGGCCAGCGGTCTGATGGCGATCGGCAAGAGCAAGGCCAAGGTGTACATGGCGAAAGAGACCGGCGTGACCTTTGCGGATGTGGCGGGGATCGACGAAGCGCGGGTCGAGCTGATGGAGATTGTCGAATTCCTGAAGACGCCGGAGCGGTACCGCCGCCTTGGGGGGAAGATCCCCAAAGGGGTCCTGATCGTCGGGGCGCCGGGGACCGGGAAGACGCTGTTGGCGAAAGCTGTTGCCGGGGAGGCAGGGGTCCCATTCTTTAGTCTGAGCGGGTCGGAATTCGTCGAGATGTTCGTGGGGGTCGGGGCGGCCCGTGTGCGGGACCTCTTCGCCCAGGCTCAGGAAAAAGCCCCCTGCATCATCTTCATCGATGAGCTGGATGCCCTTGGAAAGGCTCGTGGGTTTAACCCGATGGGCGGGCATGATGAACGCGAGCAGACCCTCAATCAACTATTGGTGGAGATGGACGGCTTCGACACGAACAAGGGTGTCATCATTATGGCCGCGACGAACCGCCCGGAGATTCTCGATCCGGCCTTGCTCCGCCCCGGGCGTTTCGATCGACAGGTGGCCCTCGACCGCCCCGATATCAAAGGGCGGGAGAAGATCCTCCAGGTGCATGTCAAGCCGGTCAAGCTCTCGCCGGCGGTGGACCTCTCGGCCATCGCCGCGAAAACCCCGGGATTCGTTGGAGCCGATCTGGCCAACCTGGTGAACGAGGCGGCGCTGCTGGCCGCGCGGAAGGGCAGGGATGCGGTGGAGATGGCGGATTTCGATGAGGCCATCGATCGGATCGTAGGCGGCCTCGAAAAGAAGACCCGAGTGATGAATCCCATCGAGAAGGAAACTGTTGCGTACCACGAGGCCGGCCATGCCCTGGTGGCGGAGTCCCGCCCTCGCGCCGACCGCGTGTCAAAGATCTCCATTATCCCTCGCGGCGTGGCGGCGCTCGGCTATACGCAGCAGTCGCCTACAGAAGATCGGTACCTGCTCAAGCGGGCCGAGATGCTCGATCGACTCGATGTCTTGCTGGGGGGCCGGGTGGCCGAAGAGATCGTCTTTGAGGATGTCTCTACCGGGGCGCAGGATGATCTGCAGCGGGCGACCGATATGGCCCGTCTCATGGTGACCCAGTACGGGATGAGCGAGCATCTGGGATTGGCGACGTTCGAGGAGCCGCGCAGCTCTCCCTTCCTCAATATCGGGAAACCTCAGCGGGTACGGGAGTATAGCGAGCAGACCGCTCAGACGATTGATGAAGAGATCAGAAAGCTCCTCGCTGATGCGCACGCTCGAGTCGAACAGACACTTGCTACCAGGCGCAGCGAGTTGGACGCGCTGGCCAAGCTGCTGCTGGAAAAAGAGGTTGTCGATCGAGAGGCCCTGACGCAACTGCTTCAGCCACGAACAACCTAGGGTCAGGAATGCAGAGAGGGTTCAAGCATGGAGGCCGATAGGCGGAAGGGGAGGGGTGACATGACGGCTGTCCGGCGTGCGGCGGGCATCGGCATTATGGCGATCGCGTTGCTGCTGCTCGTGTGCTCGGCCGCGCTCGCGCACGGGGCAGGTGTGCGCGGCACGCAGACGCTCTACGTCGTGAACGAGGGTTCGGACACGATTTCGGTGATCGATATCGGGTCGATGAAGGTGACCGGTACTGTAACTGTGGGCGCCGGCCCGCAGCACATTGCCATCAGCCCGGATCGGCGCCACGCCTTTGTGACGTGCGGTCGTTCGGCTGATGTCTGGATTCTGGCCTTACCGGCGCACACCATTGTCGCGACGGTCCCCAATGCGACCGGTCCCGAGGGCCAGACCGTATTTGGAGCCGGCGCGACCTATGCCTACGTCACCAACAGCGCGTATAGCCGCGTGACGGTGATTGAGACCGCGACCGGCAAGAAGGTGGCGACGATCCCGGTGGGAGAAGCGCCGACCCATATCAGTATCTCCCCGGATGGCGGCCACGCGTATGTGCCCAGCGAGCGGTCGCATACCGTCGCGGCGCTGAACCTGTCGCTGAATGTGGTGGCGGCGGAGCTGCCGATGGCGGTAAGACCCCATGCCGTCGAGATCTCCCCCGATGGTAAGCACCTGTTGGTCTCCAGCCCTGAGTCAAACAGTATCACCGTCATCGATGCGGCCACCCAGCAGTCGTTGCGCAGAATCCCTGTCGGCGAGGACCCCCATCACATCGTATTCGGTCCGGGTGGAGCCTTTGCGTATGTGCTCAACAGGGGCTCGGACAGTCTGAGCGTAATCCAGATGGCGAGTCGTCAGGTGGTGGCGACCATCCCCGTGGGTAAGGAGCCAGGCGACGCCGACATCACCCCATCCGGCCACTACATCTATGCGACCAATACGGGGGGGAGCGATGTGTCGGTCATCTCAACGCAGACCAGCGCCGTAATAGGGACAATTCCTGTGGGGACTCAACCCCACAACATCGTCATTTCCGGTGACGGACGGTACGCCTTTGTGGCGAATACCGGATCGGATGATATCTCCGTAATTAACCTGCTGTCCCAGACAACGGTTGGGCGGGTGCCGGTCGGCAAGCGTCCCCGTGGGATGGCCTTATGGTAGGGAGCAGTCGATGACGCAGCTTTCAGAGATTATGAATCCGAAGCTGATCACTGTGGAAACCCGCGCCTCTCTACGCCAGGCCCAGCGAATGCTGGATCAGCATCATATCCGCCATCTGTTTGTCATGGACGGCAAGCGTCTGGTCGGAATCGTTACCGATCGTGATCTTCGAAAGGCCGCCCCCTCCTCCAAGTCGCCGCTCACGACGCGCGAACGCGAGGAGTTCATGGACGAATTGAAGGTGATGGAGGTGATGTCGCGCAAGCTGATCACGGCCGCCCCGACAACGACGGTGCGGGAAGCGGCGAAGGTCATGGTTCACGAAAAGATCGGCTGCCTCCCGGTGGTTCACGGTAATACACTGGTGGGGATTGTGACCGAGACCGATCTGCTCGAAATCCTAGTCCGGGGAGAGGAGACATCATGACCGACGAGCAATTTCCTTTTCCGGGTATCCCGGCGACCGCAGACGGGTCGGCGGCCGTGGTTTGGGTCGACACGCATATTACGCAAGGCGCTTGCGCCTATCCGATTACCCCCTCCACCAACATGGGGACCGGATACCAGGCGGAGGTCGCGAACGGCACACGCAACCTTTGGGGCGAGCCGCTCTTCTTCATCGAGCCCGAGTCGGAGCACAGCTCTGCCTCCGCGTGCGAGGGGTTTGCGCTGGCCGGTGGGCGGGTCTCGAACTTTACCTCCGGTCAGGGGCTGGTCCTGATGAAGGAGGTCCTCTACACCATCGCCGGCAAACGGCTCCCGGCGGTCTTCCACATCGGCGCCCGCGCGCTGACGTCTCAGGCCCTGAATGTCCACTGTGGTCATGACGACGTGATGGCCGTGGCAGACGTCGGCTGGGGGATGCTCTTTGCCAAAAACGCCCAGGATGCGGCCGATCTGGCGCTCATTGCGCGCCGCGCCGCCGAGGAGGGGGAGACCCC
This genomic stretch from Candidatus Methylomirabilis lanthanidiphila harbors:
- a CDS encoding ATPase AAA, producing the protein MEKKQRQFSYMYFVAAFFLVLAVHDFLIARHTETLSYSEFKVLVKAGKVEDLTLGTRVIYGRLKREGLEGLLSKEKVEEIQRLPSGEHRFATIRVDDPTLIQELETLKVRFAGEVESTWFTTLLSWVLPALVFVGVWMFLMKRVGGPASGLMAIGKSKAKVYMAKETGVTFADVAGIDEARVELMEIVEFLKTPERYRRLGGKIPKGVLIVGAPGTGKTLLAKAVAGEAGVPFFSLSGSEFVEMFVGVGAARVRDLFAQAQEKAPCIIFIDELDALGKARGFNPMGGHDEREQTLNQLLVEMDGFDTNKGVIIMAATNRPEILDPALLRPGRFDRQVALDRPDIKGREKILQVHVKPVKLSPAVDLSAIAAKTPGFVGADLANLVNEAALLAARKGRDAVEMADFDEAIDRIVGGLEKKTRVMNPIEKETVAYHEAGHALVAESRPRADRVSKISIIPRGVAALGYTQQSPTEDRYLLKRAEMLDRLDVLLGGRVAEEIVFEDVSTGAQDDLQRATDMARLMVTQYGMSEHLGLATFEEPRSSPFLNIGKPQRVREYSEQTAQTIDEEIRKLLADAHARVEQTLATRRSELDALAKLLLEKEVVDREALTQLLQPRTT
- the pgl_2 gene encoding 6-phosphogluconolactonase — its product is MEADRRKGRGDMTAVRRAAGIGIMAIALLLLVCSAALAHGAGVRGTQTLYVVNEGSDTISVIDIGSMKVTGTVTVGAGPQHIAISPDRRHAFVTCGRSADVWILALPAHTIVATVPNATGPEGQTVFGAGATYAYVTNSAYSRVTVIETATGKKVATIPVGEAPTHISISPDGGHAYVPSERSHTVAALNLSLNVVAAELPMAVRPHAVEISPDGKHLLVSSPESNSITVIDAATQQSLRRIPVGEDPHHIVFGPGGAFAYVLNRGSDSLSVIQMASRQVVATIPVGKEPGDADITPSGHYIYATNTGGSDVSVISTQTSAVIGTIPVGTQPHNIVISGDGRYAFVANTGSDDISVINLLSQTTVGRVPVGKRPRGMALW
- the guaB gene encoding Inosine-5'-monophosphate dehydrogenase, whose protein sequence is MTQLSEIMNPKLITVETRASLRQAQRMLDQHHIRHLFVMDGKRLVGIVTDRDLRKAAPSSKSPLTTREREEFMDELKVMEVMSRKLITAAPTTTVREAAKVMVHEKIGCLPVVHGNTLVGIVTETDLLEILVRGEETS